Sequence from the Pseudomonas frederiksbergensis genome:
CAGGCATCGGGCCGGCGACGGCGCCGCTGAGGGTTGTCTTTCCGGTTTTTTTCGTCGACTTCGGTTTGGCAGGTTCATCCGGCTGCTTGACGGGTTTGGCTGCAGCCGCCTTGCCCCGGCGCTTGGGCACGATGGTGCGGTCACTGAGCACGCTGTCGGGCTCGGCCTGCACCACGTCGTACTCGCTTTCCGGTCGGGCCGCGTCGTCCTGATGCTTGATCAGGAACCATTGCTCCTGCTTGCCCGGCATATGGGTGCGCACCAGGTTCCACAGGCCCGCGAGTTTTTCTCCGCGCAATTCGAATTTGAGCCGGCCCTTTTCGTAGGCTTCGTGTACGTCACCCTGGGGAATCCACACGCCCCGGTCCCAGACGATGACGTCGCCAGCACCGTAATGCCCCTCGGGAATACTGCCCTCGAAGGTGGCGTAATCGAGCGGATGATCTTCAACATGCACCGCCAGGCGCTTGACCTTCGGGTCCAGGGACGGCCCCTTGGGCACCGCCCAGCTTTTCAGTGCGCCATCCAGTTCCAGGCGAAAATCGTAATGCAGCCGCGTGGCGTCGTGCTTCTGGATGCAGTACTGCAGCGCATGGGCGGTTTTCGCCGATTTGCGTGAACGCTTCGCCGCCGGCTCGGGAGTGGCGCCGAAGTCGCGCATGCGGTTGTAGTCGTCGAGGGTCTTGCTGGTCATGGGCCACCTGCCACTTGCGCGAGGGTCGGATCCGCGACGGGCATACCGGCGGTTTCCGATAGCAGCTGGTCGACGACCCGGCCCAATGCCTCTTCGGTCGTGTCGCCCAGCAGCAGCCCCTGTTCGTAGAGCACCACTTGCCGATCGGCGCTGGTGCCCTCCTGGATGATCCGGCGCGCTTGTTTGAACACGTCCTGCACGCCCAGCGCGGCCGCGGTGTCGCCGAAGGTCTGTTCAGCCAGGTTCAGCCACTCGCCAATCAGCATCGGCTGCTCCTGCCCTTCGACGATGAACTCCGCGAGGATGCCGTGGCGTTTGGCACGGTAGCGGTTTTCCTTGAGGATCCAGTGGGACATCAAGCTGTAGTTGGCGCCCGCCTTGGGCTGCGCGACGGCGTGGGCAATCATCAGCCGGAATAGCGAGACGAGGCACAGCACATCTTCAATCCGTGGGCAGGCATCGCAGATGCGCAGCTCCAGGGTCGGGTAACGCGACGAAGGCCGCACCACCCACCAACAATCGCTGGGCTGGCGAATGGAGCCGGTACGCATGAGCATGTTGACGTAGCCGTCGAAGGCCGCTTCGTCCTCGAAGAATTCGGGCACGCCCATGCGCGGCCACTCATCGCAGGCCACTTGCCGGTAGCTGCTGAAGCCGCTGTAGGCGCCATTCCAGAACGGTGAGGACGCACTCAGCGCCAACAGCATCGGCAGCCACGGCAACACTTCGTTCATCACTTTGACCCGGTCATGGTCCCCCGGCACTTCTACGTGAACGTGCAGGCCCGACAGGACGCTGCGGCGCGCCACGCGCTGGTAATCGTCGAACAACTGCTGGAAGTGCAGCTCGTCGGTGGGCTGCAAGCCGACAGTCGCCATCGGATGGGATCCGGCGCTCAGCAATCCGAGGCCATGGGGCGCCAGGCGCTGGGTCAGGCCGGTACGCACCTTGGCCAGGTAATCGCCTGCTTCGGCCAGGCTGCGGAAAATGGGCGAAGCCATTTCCACCTGGCTCTGGAACATTTCATGGGCGAAATGCTTGCCCAACTCCTCCCGGCATGCCGCCACTGCAGCCGCGGGCGGCTGGTCGGGCATGTGGCGGGTTTGCAGGTCGGTGATGAAATATTCCTCTTCAATGCCGAACTTCAGACGCCTGTTCATCGATGTTCCCTCCGATACCCGCACCCGTGCGGGTGACAACCAACGCCACCACGGCGATCCTTTCCACGTCCTGATAACCCGGTGTGAGCAGTTCCTCGCCAAACACGTCCGGGTCCAATTCCCTGTAGGTCCAGGCGAACTGAGGGGAATCGCGCCACGCGCCCAAGGCCTCCAGGAACGGATCCCGACCATCGACCATCGCCACGCCGGTATAGAGCACCAGCGAGCCGCCAGGCGTGAGCCGGGGCAACGCCTGTTCGACGATACGCAGCGACAACCCGGCGCCCAGCGTTCCGCCGCCATGGCGATAGGCGCGCTCGGCGGGGTCGGCCATGTACGGTGGGTTGGCGACGATCAAGTCGAATTCGCCCTCGACGTCCTGGAGCACATCGCTGCGGGCGATCTCGACATTGGCCACCTCGGCCAGCGCCGCATTGACGGCACACAGGCGCAACGCCAAGGGATTGATGTCGACGGCCAGTACTTGGGCCTCGCGTCGGGCACGGGCAATCACCATCGCCCCGACACCCGCGCCGCAGCCGATGTCCACGGCGCGATGCACGGCTGTGAAGTTCTGTTGCAGGTGGGTATGGATCAGATGGGCAAAACGGTAGCTATCGGGGCCGAAGAACACCGCGTCATTGGCCTGCGTCGGGAATTGCGAGTGGGCGAACAGCATCCCGTCCAGGCTCGACCAACGCACGCGGCTGCGCAGCAGGCCATCGCGCTCTTCCAATACTTCAGCCTCCTGCAATTGGCGCTGCTCGTCGGCGGAAATCAGCCCCGGCGCGAAAGGCCGTGACCAACCGAACACATCCCGCAGGGTCTTGGAGCGTTCGTTACCAGGCCGCTGGTTGACCCGCTCGTGGGTCAGTGGCGTCGGGGTGATGAAACGGTAGCCGTCGGCGTGCAGACGGCGACCCAGTTGCAGCAGCGCCAGGTCGGGTTCGGACAGGCGATCTTCCTGATTCATGCAAGGCTCCTAGCGAAGGGCGGATTTGAGTTCGATGAACCGGCGGGTCGCCAACAACCCGGCCGGGTGGCTGTGGCAGCGGGCCGAGAGCCAGGGCATCAATATCTGCATCTGCTCGTCGGGCGCCTTGCCCCGCAGCGTTTGCTGCAGGTTCTGCACATCCGGGTCTTGGACAGGTGCCGGCGATTCATGCGCCGCGCCATGGTTGCGACGTGCACCGGGACGGCCGCGCTGATCCAGCCAATCGCCGGCAATCCAATCGTGCAGCAGGTGTTTTTCATAGGGGCTGAAGACCCCGAACATGGCCGCGCCGGCGCCTTCGATCAGGGTCCAGAAGCGGCTGTTCTGCGGATCTTCATGGCGCCGGATCCAGCCTTTGCCTTGCATGGCCTTGAGGAAACCTTCGAGTTGCCCCGGTTCTGCCAGCCACTGGTTGACGGTCTTGCCTTCGAATTTGCAGTAATCGGAATGCATGTGCTGGCCGAACGGGCGCTTGCGCTCGAGCATGTCCAGCACTTCGCGCTCAAGGTCGAACGACTCGATGATCGCCCGGCTGCCCTGCCCCAGGTCATTCAGGCGATAGCCGAGGGTGACGCGGCGCCAGAAGGCTTCGCGGTCGGCCTCCATCGGCATCAATTGTTGCAACGCTTGCACGGCTTTGTGGGCGTGGCCGGTGCTGGCGTTGTCGATCGTCACGTGAAGCGTGAAGTAATACGGATCAATGTCGAGCTCGCTCAACTCATAAGCGCTGATCAGCAAATGCAAGGGCAGTTGTTCATAGCCCAGGTTGTAGCCGATGACCTCGGGCAGGTATTCGTCGCCGGCATAGCCCAACGCCAACTGAACCGCGCCTTGCAGGTAGCGTTCATCATCGATGTCAGGCATGTCCTGCAAGCCATGTTCGGCCAGCAGCTTGCGGTAGAGCACGACGTGGTTCTGCGCGGGAACGCCATCCCCAAGTTCTTCCAGGTAGGTGCACAGCAGCCCTTCGAAGCGATGGTCATGCCAGTGCTTGAGCACCCCATACAACCAGGCGCCGTCCACGAGCTTGGTCGGCGCCACGGCCTGGATAAAATACAGGGCATGGGCCTTGGTCTGGAAAAACTCCCGGCGGCCGCCGTTTTTGCGTCGCTCCAGATAATCGGCATATTGCCGGGCCACGCCGGCGCTGTGCTGTTCTACCCAGGCCAGCAAGGCGCTGGGATCATCCGGCATTTCCTGGGGCAATGTGCTGGCTTGTTCAAGGCAAGGTTGCAGGAAGGCTTGGGCGGCCGCCTGTTTTTCGGCATCGTCGGCGCCCTGCAGGAGCCGTTCATAACATTGGCGAATGCTGCCAGTGGTCGTGAATGGCTGCGCGGTGGCAGGCCTGGATTGGAGGGGTGTCAGCGCAGTCATAAAGGCCTCTTGGGTTTTCGGCTGGACGCTCGAATCGGCACGTCTCTTCCTTTGCAGAGCCTTGCGGACGGCAAAAAATTCCCCTGGATCGAACAGCGCCCGGATAAACGGAATCGCGCTGATACGCGGTGGAACCCTCGCTTCGTTGTGGGTCTCGAACGTTAGACGAGGCGTTTCGTTACCCAAGGAGCAATCATGATCTTCACCGCGTGGGTAGCCGTGCT
This genomic interval carries:
- a CDS encoding carboxylate-amine ligase, producing the protein MNRRLKFGIEEEYFITDLQTRHMPDQPPAAAVAACREELGKHFAHEMFQSQVEMASPIFRSLAEAGDYLAKVRTGLTQRLAPHGLGLLSAGSHPMATVGLQPTDELHFQQLFDDYQRVARRSVLSGLHVHVEVPGDHDRVKVMNEVLPWLPMLLALSASSPFWNGAYSGFSSYRQVACDEWPRMGVPEFFEDEAAFDGYVNMLMRTGSIRQPSDCWWVVRPSSRYPTLELRICDACPRIEDVLCLVSLFRLMIAHAVAQPKAGANYSLMSHWILKENRYRAKRHGILAEFIVEGQEQPMLIGEWLNLAEQTFGDTAAALGVQDVFKQARRIIQEGTSADRQVVLYEQGLLLGDTTEEALGRVVDQLLSETAGMPVADPTLAQVAGGP
- a CDS encoding methyltransferase translates to MNQEDRLSEPDLALLQLGRRLHADGYRFITPTPLTHERVNQRPGNERSKTLRDVFGWSRPFAPGLISADEQRQLQEAEVLEERDGLLRSRVRWSSLDGMLFAHSQFPTQANDAVFFGPDSYRFAHLIHTHLQQNFTAVHRAVDIGCGAGVGAMVIARARREAQVLAVDINPLALRLCAVNAALAEVANVEIARSDVLQDVEGEFDLIVANPPYMADPAERAYRHGGGTLGAGLSLRIVEQALPRLTPGGSLVLYTGVAMVDGRDPFLEALGAWRDSPQFAWTYRELDPDVFGEELLTPGYQDVERIAVVALVVTRTGAGIGGNIDEQASEVRH
- a CDS encoding iron-containing redox enzyme family protein — translated: MTALTPLQSRPATAQPFTTTGSIRQCYERLLQGADDAEKQAAAQAFLQPCLEQASTLPQEMPDDPSALLAWVEQHSAGVARQYADYLERRKNGGRREFFQTKAHALYFIQAVAPTKLVDGAWLYGVLKHWHDHRFEGLLCTYLEELGDGVPAQNHVVLYRKLLAEHGLQDMPDIDDERYLQGAVQLALGYAGDEYLPEVIGYNLGYEQLPLHLLISAYELSELDIDPYYFTLHVTIDNASTGHAHKAVQALQQLMPMEADREAFWRRVTLGYRLNDLGQGSRAIIESFDLEREVLDMLERKRPFGQHMHSDYCKFEGKTVNQWLAEPGQLEGFLKAMQGKGWIRRHEDPQNSRFWTLIEGAGAAMFGVFSPYEKHLLHDWIAGDWLDQRGRPGARRNHGAAHESPAPVQDPDVQNLQQTLRGKAPDEQMQILMPWLSARCHSHPAGLLATRRFIELKSALR